A single genomic interval of Camelina sativa cultivar DH55 chromosome 11, Cs, whole genome shotgun sequence harbors:
- the LOC104722537 gene encoding geranylgeranyl transferase type-2 subunit alpha 1-like produces MHGRPRKASKPEDEAASAAKAVKLRSLQSQFMTYHHEKIYTKEAIELSTKLLEINPEAYTAWNYRKLAVEDSLSRIESDPNSVKSILDEELRVVENALKQNFKSYGAWHHRKWVLSKGHSSTGNELKLLDKFQKLDPRNFHAWNYRRFVVELTNRSEQDELQYTDDMINNNFSNYSAWHNRSVLLSSLLANRVDGFIPEKKIPDEYEIVHQAIFTDPDDQSGWFYHLWLLAQTVNVESPLLTSSWPSHGSSVILSGAGCLIGSPFNVITFCSETGSVPLILYFDQAVGGVSSLTVTIDSELKGNENLVWEPISNKSSQVSCVWVARLKYLISEPCESKEYKVKVRLGNSPGIISSRGFNFSTPYEFVFTAHVHDTAKDSQERIVSWTDGFELWNAQSKDLNSLATSDQLNAGIDLKWRQAAIDSEIECFRLLADSKIGKLTLARLLMASEAMMSDAVVKGVHYEEILQLYNDLMALDSSHHHYYKDEHSVAFLHKVTSSSESLSRYLFRYRGMNNLVCLRLNKLSLSRIASVEKLLFVQMLDLSHNELHSTEGLEAMQLLSCLNLSHNRIRNFSALDSLRHVKQLKVLDVSHNHIGKHSVDTTRYLCSSPLSNSDWSQDDVRRQNPGLVTKYWDAYFVLRDLNLKQLDIAGNEIAGDEFNSFVLQVVPKLVWLNGQKPGN; encoded by the exons ATGCACGGTCGTCCAAGGAAGGCTTCTAAGCCAGAAGACGAAGCAGCTTCCGCTGCTAAAGCGGTTAAGCTTCGGTCTCTTCAGTCTCAGTTTATGACTTATCATCACGAAAAAAT TTATACCAAGGAAGCTATTGAGTTGAGCACGAAGCTTCTAGAGATCAATCCTGAGGCGTACACGGCATGGAATTATCGGAAGCTTGCAGTGGAGGATAGCCTTTCCAGAATTGAGTCAGATCCAAACTCGGTCAAGTCAATTCTTGATGAAGAACTCAGAGTG GTAGAGAATGCTTTGAAGCAGAATTTCAAGTCATATGGTGCTTGGCATCATCGGAAGTGGGTTTTGAGTAAAGGGCATTCCTCCACAGGGAATGAATTGAAACTTTTGGATAAATTCCAGAAGCTAGATCCCAGAAATTTTCATGCTTGGAATTATCGCAG gTTTGTTGTAGAGCTAACCAACAGGTCAGAACAGGATGAGTTGCAGTATACAGATGATATGATCAATAACAATTTCAGCAACTATTCTGCATGGCATAATCGTAG TGTACTTCTTTCAAGTTTGCTAGCAAACAGGGTTGATGGATTTATTCCAGAGAAAAAGATTCCTGATGAATATGAAATAGTACATCAAGCTATTTTTACGGACCCAGATGACCAAAGTGGTTGGTTTTACCATCTTTGGCTACTTGCTCAAACTGTTAATGTGGAGTCTCCTCTTCTCACTTCCTCTTGGCCTTCGCATGGTTCCAGTGTCATTCTATCTGGAGCTGGGTGCTTGATTGGCTCTCCTTTTAACGTCATTACTTTTTGTTCTGAGACCGGTTCTGTTCCACTGATTCTCTACTTTGACCAAGCTGTTGGTGGAGTTAGCTCGTTGACTGTTACAATTGATTCTGAACTAAAAGGAAACGAGAACCTTGTTTGGGAACCAATTTCGAATAAAAGCTCTCAAGTGTCTTGTGTCTGGGTTGCTCGTCTGAAATATCTTATTTCAGAACCTTGTGAAAGCAAAGAATACAAAGTGAAAGTCAGGCTTGGGAACTCTCCAGGAATTATTTCTTCCAGAGGATTTAATTTCAGCACTCCTTATGAGTTTGTCTTTACAGCGCATGTTCATGATACCGCCAAAGATTCTCAAGAGCGCATTGTTTCATGGACGGATGGTTTTGAACTTTGGAATGCGCAGTCAAAGGATTTGAATTCTCTTGCCACCTCGGATCAGTTAAATGCTGGAATTGATTTAAAATGGCGTCAGGCAGCTATAGATTCTGAGATTGAATGTTTCCGTCTATTAGCTGATAG CAAAATCGGAAAGCTCACTCTTGCGAGGCTTTTGATGGCTTCTGAAGCTATGATGTCGGATGCTGTTGTTAAGGGTGTTCACTATGAAGAAATACTCCAGCTGTATAACGATTTAATGGCACTGGATTCTTCGCATCACCACTACTACAAGGATGAGCACAGCGTAGCTTTTCTCCACAAG GTGACTTCAAGCAGTGAATCCTTGTCAAGATACCTTTTTAGATATAGGGGTATGAACAATCTAGTATGTCTCCGGCTAAATAAGTTATCACTATCTCGGATAGCCTCTGTCGAGAAGTTGCTGTTTGTCCAAATGTTAGACCTTAGTCACAATGAGCTTCATTCAACAGAAG GATTGGAGGCAATGCAACTTCTCTCTTGCCTAAATCTGAGTCATAACAGAATCAGAAATTTTTCAGCGCTGGACTCTCTAAGACATGTGAAGCAGCTGAAAGTGTTGGATGTTTCCCACAACCACATCGGCAAGCACTCAGTGGACACAACACGGTACCTTTGTTCTTCACCGCTCTCTAATTCAGACTGGAGTCAGGATGATGTAAGAAGACAGAATCCGGGATTGGTCACCAAATACTGGGATGCGTATTTCGTGTTAAGAGATTTGAATCTGAAACAATTAGATATAGCAGGAAATGAAATTGCAGGGGACGAATTCAACTCTTTTGTCCTCCAGGTTGTGCCAAAGCTTGTATGGCTCAATGGCCAGAAACCTGGGAATTAG
- the LOC104722536 gene encoding uncharacterized protein LOC104722536, whose protein sequence is MEDSEKRKQMLKAMRMEAAAQNEDDSIGLEASVNTGHLSNPLAETSTHQQESFEKPRFDYYTDPMSAYSSFKRNKTPKQQYISSPHHHQTTSPVPPQFPPSVPGSLSSEYLGHTNHGGFQAAHYDGNNLHTGPRGMAHLSPSHRGSPAAWNNNFRPPPVNHLGPPQWVPRPLPFSPEYPDMGNNRFGGRGNYNNTAPQYSHYGRQNSNWAGNIYPNSGRGRSRGRGMNTSFGRDGGRRPMELGAERFYSNSMAEDPWKYLKPVLWKSCSDSSSSNSTTSQAWLPNSIAPKKSVTSEASHKASNNQQSLAEYLAASLDEATCD, encoded by the exons atgGAAGATTCAGAGAAACGAAAACAGATGTTAAAAGCAATGCGAATGGAAGCTGCTGCACAGAACGAAGATGATTCTATAGGTCTTGAAGCCTCTGTGAACACAGGTCACTTATCTAATCCCTTGGCTGAGACATCTACTCACCAGCAGGAGTCTTTTGAAAAGCCAAGGTTTGATTATTACACAGACCCCATGTCTGCTTATTCTAGTTTCAAGAGAAACAAGACCCCTAAACAACAATACATCTCCTCTCCTCATCATCACCAAACCACCTCCCCAGTGCCGCCGCAGTTTCCACCGTCTGTTCcag GATCGTTGAGCAGTGAGTATCTGGGACATACCAATCATGGCGGTTTTCAAGCAGCTCATTATGATGGTAATAATCTGCATACCGGACCAAGAGGGATGGCGCATCTTTCACCCTCACACAGAGGTTCACCCGCCGCTTGGAATAATAACTTTAGGCCTCCACCAGTTAACCATTTAGGTCCACCTCAATGGGTACCTCGTCCTTTACCATTCTCTCCAGAATATCCTGACATGGGGAATAATAGATTCGGTGGTCGAGGCAACTACAACAATACTGCTCCACAATATTCCCATTACGGACGGCAGAACTCTAACTGGGCTGGAAACATATATCCTAACTCAGGAAGAGGTAGAAGCCGAGGACGCGGTATGAACACAAGCTTTGGgagagatggaggaagaagacCGATGGAACTAGGGGCAGAACGATTTTACTCCAACTCCATGGCTGAAGATCCATGGAAGTATCTTAAGCCAGTCTTATGGAAGAGTTGCTCAGATTCTTCTAGTAGCAACTCAACAACAAGTCAAGCCTGGCTTCCCAATTCTATTGCACCAAAAAAATCTGTGACCTCAGAAGCTTCCCACAAGGCTAGCAATAATCAACAGAGTCTTGCTGAGTACCTCGCTGCTTCTCTAGATGAGGCTACATGCGATTAG